The nucleotide window ctacccctcctccctccctctccccctcctccctctctcctccctccctacctctctcctagACCAGTATAAGGAGCTGCCATCCTCCCAGCTCCTGGAGTAGGGTGGGTCAGATGCAgaccctcttcatctccctcctcttcctcccctgttACCTGGGGACTCTGGCCCTGCTGGCATACACACtctggaggtacacacacactcacaatcaaTACAATgttttttataaagccctttttacatcagcagagtGCTTCTACAGAAACCCCAGCCTAAAAccgcaaacagcaagcaatgcagatgtatatgagcagttactgcctttttgcttggtagggcagtataCTCTgctttgtctcagggtagtaagttagtggtctgttgatatccctttggcggtgtgggggctgtgctttggcaaagtaggtgGGGCTAATTGGCCCCGTCCAGGGGTAACCACGACCctcccctgtctcagtctccagtatctattctgtaatagtctatgtgctggggggctagggtcagtctgtcctatctggtgcaatactcctgtcttatctggtgtcctgtgtgatggTAGGGCACTATAGTCCACGAAGATCAAAACTGGACGGGAAGATCCCGGATCCCGTCAGGGACTCAACCCACTCACGTGGAGTACAGCGTGGCATGGCGGGATGCACCCTCCTAGGGAGGGCATGGGAGAGTGAGAGcgagccagtgactcagcctccGTAATAGGGTCAGAGACAAGAGGAAGTCAGTGGAGTGAGGGGAGCCGGCCATGCGGAAAACGCAAGGATGGTTCGTCACTCCAGTGCGTTGCCGTTCACCTTCAAatcccctgggccagactacactcaatcaaagAACCTACTGAAGAgacgagtcttcagtaaagacttaaaaggTCGAGATCGAGTTTTCGTCTCTCACGTGgacaggcagaccattccataaaaatgttgctgtataggagaaagcccttgattccagctgtttgcttcggagttctagggacaataaggagtcctgcgtcttgtgaccgtagcgtacacgtatacattatacagtatgtaCCACAGGATTAACTctgagagatgggtaggagcaagtcctgtaatgctttgtaggttagcggtaaaaccttgaaatcagcccgagccttaacaggaagccagtgtagagtcTAGCACTGGTGTAATATGATTGGTGTGATATGATGTAATatgtcaagattctagcagccgtgtttagcactagtTGACatttatttagttttttttttccgGGTAGCCGGAGAGTAGAGCATTTCAGTAGTCTAATTTTGAAGTGACAAAAGTATGGATTAGCTTTTCTGCAAGAAAAATACTTTTTATATGTTCGTCAaaggagagatcagggtccagagtaacgccgaggtccttcacagttttatttaagacgactgtacaaccaacGAGAttcattgtcagattcaacagaagatctctttgtttctctggggcctagaacaagcatctctgttttgtcaaaGATTAAAAGTACCAAaattgccgccatccacttccttatgtctgtgGCACAGGCTTTGGGGTTGGCAATTTTggtgcttcaccatgtttcattgaaatttaTAGCTGTGCGTCGTCCACAaagcagtgaaagttgacattgtgtttccgTTATGACATCACTAAGAGGTAgcatatatagtgaaaacaatagtggtcctagaACGGAACCTTGGGGAACACCAAACGTCTGAAGACAAACCATCCACTGAGacgaactgatatctttctgacagataagaacTTGCGCGTGTGGACCATTTATGGTTTCCAATctttccccccccaaaaaatgtggtgattgatggtgtcGGACgcggcactaaggtctaggagcacaaggacagacgCAGAggctcggtctgacgccattaaaaggtcatttacgaCCTTCATAAGTGTGGTCTCAGTACTACGAtgggggtctaaaaccagactggaaCGTTTCGTATACATTATTTGTTTTCGGGACGGCGGTGAGTTGCTGAGAAACGTCTTTTTCTAGCGTTTTTTGACAGGAACAGGAGATTTAGACATAGACTGATAGTTATTTTCATTTTtcaggtcaaggtttggctttttcagaaGAGGTgttattactgccactttcagTGAGTTTGGTTCATCTGGAGGATAGGGAGCCATGTATTATGTTggacataggagggccaagcacaggaagtacagtgagctccaaaagtattgggacagcgACCATTTTGTTTTTTCTGGCTCTGTCCtccactttggatttgaaatgatacaaggACTATgatgttaaagtgcagactgtcagctttaatttgagggtattgtcatccatatcgggtgaaccgtttagataTTACAGCACTTCTTGTACTTAGTCCtcacattttaggggaccaaaagtattgggacaaatatGTGTCTTAAAGTAGTttaaagtttagtatttggtcccatatttctagcacgcaatgactacatcaagcttgtgactctacaaacttgttggatgtgtttgctgtttgttttggttgtgtttcagattatttggtgcccaatagaaatcaggggtaaataatgtattgtgtcagtttggagtcacttttattgtaaataagaatagatgatgtttctaaacacttctacattaatgtggatgctaccatgaatgaatcgtgaattaATGAATGAATCTTGAATGATGAGAAAGTTAGACGCTCAAATATCACATCCCCAGGACATGTTAACCACTCACGATTACAATAACAGGGTTAGCATTTTTTGGGGGTCTACAGTCACATAGACTGTAGACCAGTGGATAGACACACACTAACCctacctgtcctgtctctgtccccagtctccctccctctagtgTGTGTGGTCCGTTCCAGGGCTGGGTGATGCAGACTGTAGACCAGTGGATAGACACACACTAACCCTACCTGTCCTGTCTCggtccccagtctccctccctctagtgTGTGTGGTCCGTTCCAGGGCCAGGGCTGGGTGATGCAGACTGTAGACCAGTGGATAGACACACACTAACCCTACCTGTCCTGTCTCggtccccagtctccctccctctagtgTGTGTGGTCCGTTCCAGGGCCAGGGCTGGGTGATGCAGACTGTAGACCAGTGGATAGACACACACTAACCCTACCTGTCCTGTCTCGGtccccagtctcctccctctAGTGTGTGGTCTGTTCCAGGACCAAGGCTGGGTGATGCAGACTGTAGACCAGTGGATAGACACACATAACCCTACCTGTCCTGTCTCggtccccagtctcctcctctagTGTGTGGTCCGTTCCAGGACCAAGGCTGGGTGATGCAGACTGTAGACCAGTGGATAGACACACACTAACCCTACCTGTCCTGTCTCggtccccagtctccctccctctagtgTGTGTGGTCCGTTCCAGGACCAAGGCTGGGTGATGCAGACTGTAGACCAGTGGATAGACACACACTAACCCTACCTGTCCTGTCTCggtccccagtctccctccctctagtgTGTGTGGTCCGTTCCAGGACCAGGGCTGGGTGATGCAGACTGTAGACCAGTGGATAGCCTCCCTTCAGGCCTCTCAACCCCACTCTGCCTGGCTGGCTTGGATCATCAACGTTATACTACACAGTCAAGTCTTCTACTGCCTCCTAACACTCATAGTGCTGTGAGTagctgtgtacacacacacacacacacacacacacaaacacacacacacctctcctatGTCCAGTCCTGGCacagtatgttactgtgtgtgtaaGCGGTTTTATCCTCCCATGAAATAAAGACCAGAAGCTAAGGCTACTAGCTCTGACTGATGTACTGACAATGACCGTGTGGTTGCTATAGCTAGCCTAGCTCCTAGCTATCTGATAACGTACTATGACAGTGTGGTTGCTATAGCTAGCCTAGCTCCTAGCTATCTGATAACTACTCTATTGAGGGATAATGTACTATGCCAGTGTGGTTGCTATAGCTAGCCTAGCTCCTAGCTATCTGATAACTACTCTATTGAGGGATAGTGTACTATGACAGTGTGGTTGCTATAGCTAGCCTAGCTCCTAGCTATCTGATAACTACTCTATTGAGGGATAATGTACTATGACAGTGTGGTTGCTATAGCTAGCCTAGCTCCTAGCTATCTGATAACTACTCTATTGAGGGATAATGTACTATGACAGTGTGGTTGCTATAGCTAGCCTAGCTCCTAGCTATCTGATAACTACTCTATTGAGGGATAATGTACTATGACAGTGTGGTTGCTATAGCTAGCCTAGCTCCTAGCTATCTGATAACTACTCTATTGAGGGATAATGTACTATGACAGTGTGGTTTCTATAGCTAGCCTAGCTCCTAGCTATCTGATAACTACTCTATTGAGGGATAATGTACTATGACAGTGTGGTTGCTATAGCTAGCCTAGCTTCTAGCTATGTTAAGATGGATTCTCTGACTGTAGCTCTGAATAAGAACGTCTggtaaatgactaaaatataaaAATGTGCCTTTACTTCCTGTAGGGTACTGATGTATTTCCTGTGGCAGGTGACTCAGGGTCGTAAACGTCTCATGTCTCTTCCTGTAGGGTGGTGATGTACTTCCTGTGGCAGGTGACTCAGGGTCGTAAACGTCTCATCATGTCTCTTCCTGTAGGGTGGTGATGTACTTCCTGTGGCAGATGACTCAGGGTCGTAAACGTCTCACCATGTCTCTTCCTGTAGGGTGGTGATGTACTTCCTGTGGCAGGTGACTCAGGGTCGTAAACGTCTCATCATGTCTCTACGGGAACAGATCGTCAACGTGAGGctctcctacacatacatacactgaagcacacacacacacctatacaaacacacactcacctctcttcctcagtgttccctctcttcccctctccccttcctccctctctccctcttcctccctcttcccccctctcttccctgtctaatccatccatttctctctctctctctgtctctgtctctctctctgtctctctctctctctctctctctctgtctctctctgtctctctctcgttaggAGGGGAAGGACAAGGCCTTTCTCCTCAGGAGGTTACAGTGTCTACAGAGACAGGGAGCAGGCAGATCTAGACCACAGGTTAGTACTATaagcccataggactctggtctaaagtagtgcactataaagggattaGGGTGACATTTATGATGCAGTCTTGTTGTAGATAAGATGACAGACAGAAAgataaatagacagacagacagacagacagagagacagataaatagacagacagataaatagacagacagacaaatagacagacagataaatagacagacagacagacagacagacagacagacagacagacagatagatagatagatacgtTTGTTTCCCCTATAGGTGCACTTCGAGGAGGAGAGACCGACCAGGCCAGAGTCAGGGCAGCTTAGAGAAGAAGCacgccctcctccctccttccaacACCCATCCCCCCCCATGGAGGCCCCCTCCGTGTTCACTCGGCCTCCCTGGGACAGCTCCCCCAGGCTAGGTAGAGCCCAGCCCCCCAG belongs to Oncorhynchus masou masou isolate Uvic2021 unplaced genomic scaffold, UVic_Omas_1.1 unplaced_scaffold_5580, whole genome shotgun sequence and includes:
- the LOC135536112 gene encoding transmembrane channel-like protein 5 encodes the protein MQTLFISLLFLPCYLGTLALLAYTLWSLPPSSVCGPFQDQGWVMQTVDQWIASLQASQPHSAWLAWIINVILHSQVFYCLLTLIVLVVMYFLWQVTQGRKRLIMSLREQIVNEGKDKAFLLRRLQCLQRQGAGRSRPQVHFEEERPTRPESGQLREEARPPPSFQHPSPPMEAPSVFTRPPWDSSPRLGRAQPPSPRGGASPRGSPGRGRTPASRQACWVEERPAPPPPDPLWPVRGRGWLQGRPAGAQIGAAACPRGTHPAWVGA